A window from Cryobacterium sp. PAMC25264 encodes these proteins:
- a CDS encoding extracellular solute-binding protein has product MHTRTRITSTNRQSRRRNARLLAAAATSAAMIVALGACSSGGASSGGSDSRGDITIWYSNNETEIAWGKQMVSAWNADHPDEQVKAQEIPAGKSSEEVIGAAITAGNAPCLVFNTAPVAVPQFQKQGGLVDLSSFEDGASYIEERTGEASSQYQDADGDYYQMPWKSNPVMIFYNKDMFAAAGLDPENPQLSTYDDFLATSRTLVASGAAPNAIYPAPTSQFFQSWFDFYPLYAAETGGTQLVEDSEATFNDADGAAVAEFWKTLYSEGLAGKEQYQGDSFADGQAAMSIVGPWAVSVYKDAVNWGAVPVPTSAGIPAEDTYTFSDAKNVGMFTACENQATAWDVLKFATSEEQDGQLLELTGQMPLRADLTTVYPDYFTANPAYQQFGDQASRTVEVPSVANSVAVWQAFRDAYTKSVITGDGDVAGSLDDAATKINDLITQP; this is encoded by the coding sequence ATGCATACCCGCACCCGCATCACCAGCACGAACCGCCAGAGCAGGCGCCGCAACGCCAGGCTCCTCGCCGCGGCAGCCACCTCCGCCGCCATGATCGTCGCCCTGGGCGCCTGCTCGAGCGGAGGCGCCTCTTCCGGCGGCTCGGACTCCCGCGGCGACATCACCATCTGGTACTCCAACAACGAGACCGAGATCGCCTGGGGCAAGCAGATGGTCTCGGCCTGGAACGCCGACCATCCCGATGAGCAGGTCAAGGCCCAGGAGATCCCCGCCGGCAAGAGCAGTGAAGAGGTCATCGGAGCCGCCATCACGGCCGGCAACGCGCCCTGCCTGGTCTTCAACACCGCCCCCGTCGCGGTGCCACAGTTCCAGAAGCAGGGCGGTCTGGTCGATCTGAGCAGCTTCGAGGACGGCGCCAGCTACATCGAGGAACGCACCGGAGAGGCGTCGTCGCAGTACCAGGACGCCGACGGGGACTACTACCAGATGCCCTGGAAGTCGAACCCCGTCATGATCTTCTACAACAAGGACATGTTCGCCGCGGCCGGGCTCGACCCCGAGAACCCGCAGCTGTCCACCTATGATGACTTCCTCGCCACCTCGCGCACCCTGGTCGCCAGCGGCGCAGCCCCCAACGCCATCTATCCGGCCCCCACCAGCCAGTTCTTCCAGAGCTGGTTCGACTTCTACCCGCTCTACGCGGCCGAGACCGGCGGCACACAGCTCGTCGAGGACAGCGAAGCCACCTTCAACGACGCCGACGGTGCCGCGGTGGCCGAGTTCTGGAAGACCCTGTACTCGGAGGGCCTCGCCGGCAAGGAGCAGTACCAGGGTGACTCGTTCGCCGACGGCCAGGCGGCCATGTCGATCGTCGGCCCGTGGGCGGTGTCGGTCTACAAGGACGCCGTGAACTGGGGAGCGGTTCCCGTCCCCACCAGCGCCGGCATCCCGGCCGAGGACACCTACACCTTCAGCGACGCCAAGAACGTGGGCATGTTCACCGCCTGCGAGAACCAGGCCACGGCCTGGGATGTGCTGAAGTTCGCCACCAGCGAGGAGCAGGACGGCCAGCTCCTCGAATTGACCGGCCAGATGCCGCTGCGAGCCGACCTCACCACGGTGTACCCGGACTACTTCACGGCCAACCCCGCGTACCAGCAGTTCGGTGACCAGGCGTCCCGCACGGTCGAGGTGCCCAGCGTCGCCAACTCGGTCGCCGTGTGGCAGGCCTTCCGCGACGCGTACACCAAGTCGGTGATCACCGGAGACGGTGATGTGGCCGGTTCCCTGGATGACGCGGCCACAAAGATCAACGACCTGATCACGCAGCCGTAG
- the csrA gene encoding carbon storage regulator CsrA, whose product MLVLTRKQGEKILIGDDIVITVLDVRGDSIRIGVDAPRGISIQRAEILTAVTEANLEANMAAGRSDEAAADQLRSSLGLPAPVTPAP is encoded by the coding sequence ATGCTGGTTCTCACGCGCAAACAGGGGGAAAAGATCCTCATCGGTGACGATATCGTCATCACCGTGCTCGACGTCCGCGGCGACAGCATCCGCATCGGGGTGGACGCCCCGCGCGGTATCTCGATCCAGCGGGCCGAGATCCTCACGGCCGTCACCGAGGCCAACCTCGAGGCGAACATGGCCGCCGGCCGGTCCGACGAGGCCGCCGCCGACCAGCTCAGGTCCAGCCTCGGCCTGCCTGCCCCGGTGACGCCCGCCCCGTAA
- a CDS encoding prenyltransferase, with translation MTESAPRPRPATGLGHTARQVLLSSRPLSWINTAFPFAAAYIVSTGRVDALLVVGTLFFLIPYNLLMYGINDVFDYESDLRNPRKGGVEGAMLDRSMHRTVLVSGVATALPVLLAMVLLAGVNPWSWVVLALSLFAVVAYSAPGLRFKERPVLDSVTSSIHFVSPAVYGLAVAGALITPDLVALLTAFFFWGIASHAFGAVQDVEPDRQGGISSIATAFGAAQTVRLAIGFWVLAGLLMLVTDWPGPLAALLVIPYVLAAWPYRSISDADSERANNGWKRFLRLNFFTGFLVTMLLIVWVVVR, from the coding sequence ATGACCGAATCGGCACCCCGACCACGACCGGCGACGGGCCTCGGCCACACCGCACGCCAGGTGCTGCTCTCGTCGCGCCCGCTCAGTTGGATCAACACGGCGTTTCCCTTCGCGGCCGCCTATATCGTCAGCACCGGACGGGTCGACGCCCTGCTCGTGGTGGGCACCCTGTTCTTCCTCATTCCGTACAACCTGCTCATGTACGGCATCAACGACGTCTTCGACTACGAGTCCGACCTGCGCAATCCCCGGAAGGGCGGCGTCGAGGGAGCCATGCTCGACCGGAGCATGCACCGCACGGTGCTGGTCTCCGGCGTAGCCACGGCCCTGCCGGTGCTGCTCGCCATGGTGCTGCTCGCCGGCGTGAACCCCTGGTCGTGGGTCGTGCTGGCGCTCAGCCTGTTCGCGGTGGTGGCCTACTCGGCCCCCGGCCTGCGGTTCAAGGAACGCCCGGTGCTGGACTCGGTGACCTCGAGCATCCACTTCGTCAGCCCGGCGGTGTACGGCCTCGCCGTGGCCGGCGCCCTGATCACCCCCGACCTCGTGGCGCTGCTCACGGCGTTCTTCTTCTGGGGTATCGCCAGCCACGCGTTCGGCGCCGTGCAGGATGTCGAACCCGACCGCCAGGGTGGCATCAGCTCGATCGCCACGGCGTTCGGCGCTGCCCAGACCGTGCGCCTGGCGATCGGTTTCTGGGTGCTGGCGGGCCTGTTGATGCTCGTGACGGATTGGCCGGGGCCCCTCGCCGCACTGCTCGTGATCCCCTACGTGCTCGCCGCGTGGCCGTACCGGTCGATCAGCGACGCCGATTCCGAACGGGCCAACAACGGCTGGAAGCGGTTCCTCCGATTGAACTTCTTCACGGGGTTCCTGGTGACCATGTTGCTGATCGTCTGGGTCGTGGTGCGCTGA
- a CDS encoding flagellar biosynthesis protein FlhA, whose translation MLLVVPVPAVLLDVLIIVNILLALVTLLTTMFVKKPLDFSVFPSLLLVATLFRLGLNVASTRLVLGQGYAGQVIASFGHVAVGGSIIIGAVIFLILVVIQFVVVTKGAERVAEVGARFTLDAMPGKQMAIDADLNAGLITDVQAKDRRAEVSAEADFYGAMDGASKFVKGDAIAGIIIIVINLIGGIAIGMLQRGMEIGDALNTYALLTIGDGLVTQIPALLMAVSTGMIVTRSNAESDIGATASAQLTQSRMALMIAGAAAILMALIPGMPIIPFVVVGAGLIVLAQRIKGNEARAKAGAAAAVAVESRAPRSDTAEELIEQMRVHALEIQLAPDLVDLVSGASDDLLARVRALRRKVALDLGMVVPPVRTRDNVDLPPATYSIRISGVEAGRGIAPAGKVLALGDNLESLPGTATVEPVFGLAGKWVSSEMRPRAEMAGATVIDRVSVLVTHLSSIITGNAARLLTREDVRVLTDGVRQVSPSAVDDLVPALLSLAEVQRVLQGLLGEQIPINDLPRIYEALSVRAKVSVDQEGLVEAARQALGPALTALYVDGGVLRVIMIEPGLEQSMLEGMRPSDQGSQILLDPVRIDAILGSLQSAIATVEASGRTAVLVCAPALRPAIRRLVSAQSGGLPVLSYEEVTSARVAIETVGVVRGTATIPA comes from the coding sequence ATGCTCCTGGTGGTCCCGGTGCCGGCCGTGCTCCTGGACGTGCTGATCATCGTCAACATCCTGCTGGCCCTGGTGACCCTGCTCACCACGATGTTCGTCAAGAAGCCGCTGGACTTCTCGGTCTTCCCGTCGTTGCTGCTCGTGGCCACGCTGTTCCGGCTGGGCCTCAATGTGGCCTCCACCCGCCTCGTGCTCGGGCAGGGCTACGCCGGGCAGGTGATCGCGTCGTTCGGGCATGTGGCCGTCGGCGGCTCGATCATCATCGGCGCGGTGATCTTCCTGATCCTCGTCGTCATCCAGTTCGTCGTGGTCACCAAGGGTGCCGAACGTGTCGCAGAGGTGGGCGCCCGGTTCACCCTCGATGCCATGCCGGGCAAGCAGATGGCCATCGACGCCGACCTGAACGCCGGCCTCATCACCGACGTGCAGGCCAAGGACCGCCGTGCAGAGGTCTCGGCCGAGGCCGACTTCTACGGTGCCATGGACGGCGCCTCCAAGTTCGTCAAGGGCGACGCGATCGCCGGCATCATCATCATCGTGATCAACCTGATCGGCGGCATCGCGATCGGCATGCTGCAGCGGGGCATGGAGATCGGCGACGCGCTGAACACCTACGCCCTGCTCACCATCGGCGACGGCCTGGTCACCCAGATCCCTGCGCTTCTGATGGCCGTCTCCACCGGCATGATCGTCACCCGGTCCAACGCCGAGTCCGACATCGGCGCCACAGCGTCCGCCCAGCTCACCCAGTCCCGCATGGCCCTGATGATTGCCGGAGCCGCCGCCATCCTGATGGCGCTCATCCCCGGCATGCCGATCATCCCGTTCGTGGTCGTCGGCGCCGGCCTCATCGTGCTCGCCCAACGCATCAAGGGCAACGAGGCCAGGGCCAAGGCCGGCGCAGCGGCTGCCGTGGCCGTCGAGAGCCGCGCCCCCCGGTCAGACACCGCCGAGGAGCTCATCGAGCAGATGCGCGTGCACGCCCTGGAGATTCAGCTCGCACCGGACCTGGTCGACCTGGTGTCCGGCGCATCCGACGATCTGCTCGCCCGGGTGCGGGCGCTCCGCCGCAAGGTCGCCCTCGACCTGGGCATGGTGGTGCCCCCGGTCCGCACGAGGGACAACGTCGACCTGCCGCCGGCCACCTACTCCATCCGCATTTCCGGCGTCGAGGCCGGGCGGGGGATCGCCCCGGCCGGCAAGGTGCTCGCGCTCGGCGATAACCTGGAGTCCCTGCCGGGCACTGCGACGGTCGAACCGGTCTTCGGTCTGGCCGGCAAGTGGGTGTCCAGCGAGATGCGGCCCCGGGCCGAGATGGCCGGCGCCACCGTGATCGACCGGGTGTCGGTGCTCGTCACCCACCTGTCCTCGATCATCACGGGCAACGCCGCGCGGCTGCTCACCCGCGAAGACGTGCGGGTGCTCACGGATGGTGTGCGCCAGGTGAGTCCCTCCGCCGTCGACGACCTGGTGCCCGCCCTGCTCTCCCTGGCCGAGGTTCAGCGGGTGCTGCAGGGCCTGCTCGGCGAGCAGATCCCGATCAACGACCTGCCGCGCATCTATGAGGCCCTCTCGGTGCGGGCCAAGGTGTCCGTGGACCAGGAGGGGCTGGTCGAGGCGGCCAGGCAGGCGCTGGGCCCCGCGCTGACCGCCCTGTATGTCGACGGCGGGGTGCTCCGGGTGATCATGATCGAACCGGGGCTCGAGCAGTCCATGCTCGAGGGTATGCGGCCGAGCGACCAAGGCAGCCAGATCCTCCTGGACCCGGTGCGGATCGACGCCATCCTCGGCTCACTGCAGAGCGCCATAGCCACCGTCGAGGCCAGCGGACGCACGGCGGTGCTGGTCTGCGCGCCGGCCTTGCGCCCCGCCATCCGGCGCCTGGTCTCGGCGCAGTCCGGCGGCCTGCCGGTGCTGTCCTACGAAGAGGTCACCTCCGCCCGCGTGGCCATCGAAACCGTGGGGGTGGTCCGTGGAACCGCGACGATTCCGGCTTGA
- a CDS encoding carbohydrate ABC transporter permease, whose translation MSRGQNILRGVVLLVGALVFLFPFYYMVIGSLQTKPDSTIAGAFPNPANLTLDNYADINGRINLLQGLLNSGIFTGGVILCTVVFGVLVGYALAQLQWRGRGVTFALALLVQVVPFQLLMIPLYVMIARDYGLADNYLGMILPFAINSTAVIIFRQYFLQIPKELFDAARIDGAGELRILRRIALPLVRPALLTVVLLTFIGPWNEFLWPFLITKEASLQPLAVSLANYLSNVAATAANPFGAILAGACVLAGPAVLLFILFQRHFVSSNIGSGVKG comes from the coding sequence ATGAGCCGCGGCCAGAACATCCTGCGCGGCGTCGTGCTGCTGGTCGGCGCACTGGTGTTCCTGTTCCCGTTCTACTACATGGTCATCGGATCGCTCCAGACCAAGCCGGACTCGACCATCGCGGGGGCCTTCCCCAACCCGGCCAACCTGACTCTCGACAACTACGCCGACATCAACGGTCGGATCAACCTGCTGCAGGGGCTTCTCAACTCGGGCATCTTCACCGGCGGCGTGATCCTGTGCACCGTCGTGTTCGGTGTCCTGGTGGGGTACGCCCTTGCGCAGTTGCAATGGCGCGGCCGCGGAGTGACCTTTGCGCTGGCGCTGCTGGTGCAGGTGGTGCCATTCCAGCTCCTGATGATCCCGCTCTACGTGATGATCGCCAGGGACTACGGCCTCGCCGACAACTACCTGGGAATGATCCTGCCGTTCGCCATCAACTCGACCGCGGTGATCATCTTCCGGCAGTACTTCCTGCAGATCCCCAAGGAACTCTTCGATGCGGCCCGCATCGACGGTGCCGGGGAGCTGCGGATCCTGCGCCGGATCGCGTTGCCGCTCGTGCGGCCCGCGCTGCTCACTGTGGTGCTGTTGACCTTCATCGGCCCGTGGAACGAGTTCCTCTGGCCGTTCCTGATCACCAAGGAAGCCTCGCTGCAACCGCTCGCCGTCTCCCTGGCGAACTACCTCAGCAATGTCGCCGCCACGGCGGCCAACCCCTTCGGAGCCATCCTGGCCGGCGCCTGTGTTCTGGCCGGCCCGGCAGTGCTCCTGTTCATCCTGTTCCAGCGTCACTTCGTCTCGAGCAATATCGGCTCGGGCGTGAAAGGTTAG
- a CDS encoding LacI family DNA-binding transcriptional regulator codes for MDSHPDSSTPAASASKDAAKVTIADVARQAGVSKGLVSFALNDRPGVSAETRARILSVAGRLGWTPSLRARSLSSQRSFALGLVIARDPEVLGSDPFFTSFIAGVETILAPEGLALVLSVVPDEKTELATYRTLVADGRVDGVFVSDLRRDDARIPCLTELALPTVTLGRPDQPSPFPAVSIDDTQGIAESVRHLSSLGHRRIAHVAGSPAMLHGSRRRDAFTQAMKAAGLGQGQVVETDFSIAAGADATRRLLSQSERPTAIVFANDPMAIAGIGVAQELGVRVPDDLSITGFDDIEFARYVYPALTTVGATPMVWGRAAASTLLGLIRTGSAEDVELPAARLIVRGSASAPPSY; via the coding sequence ATGGATTCCCACCCGGATTCCAGCACACCCGCTGCGTCAGCGTCGAAGGACGCGGCCAAGGTGACCATCGCCGACGTCGCCCGTCAGGCCGGGGTCAGCAAGGGGCTGGTGTCGTTCGCCCTCAACGACCGACCGGGAGTCTCCGCCGAGACGCGGGCCCGTATCCTCTCCGTCGCCGGCCGGCTCGGCTGGACGCCGTCGCTCCGGGCCCGGTCGCTCTCCTCGCAGCGGTCGTTCGCCCTGGGCCTGGTCATCGCCAGGGACCCCGAGGTCCTCGGCTCCGACCCCTTCTTCACCTCCTTCATCGCCGGCGTCGAAACCATCCTGGCCCCGGAAGGGCTGGCCCTCGTCCTCAGCGTCGTTCCCGATGAGAAGACCGAGCTGGCCACCTACCGCACCCTCGTCGCCGACGGCCGGGTCGACGGCGTCTTCGTCAGCGACCTCCGCCGGGACGATGCGCGCATCCCCTGCCTGACCGAGCTCGCCCTGCCGACCGTGACCCTGGGCCGGCCGGACCAGCCGAGCCCGTTTCCCGCGGTGTCCATCGACGACACCCAGGGCATCGCCGAGTCCGTTCGGCATCTCAGCTCCCTCGGCCACCGCCGCATCGCCCATGTCGCCGGCAGCCCGGCCATGCTGCACGGGAGTCGGCGGCGGGATGCGTTCACGCAGGCCATGAAGGCCGCCGGGCTCGGCCAGGGGCAGGTCGTCGAAACTGACTTCTCGATCGCGGCCGGCGCGGATGCCACTCGGCGGCTGCTGAGCCAGAGTGAACGGCCCACCGCCATCGTCTTCGCCAACGACCCGATGGCCATTGCCGGCATCGGTGTCGCCCAGGAGCTCGGCGTGCGGGTCCCCGACGACCTGTCCATCACCGGCTTCGACGACATCGAGTTCGCCCGGTATGTCTACCCGGCCCTGACCACCGTCGGCGCCACCCCCATGGTCTGGGGCCGAGCCGCGGCGAGCACGCTTCTCGGGCTGATCCGCACCGGCAGCGCCGAGGATGTCGAGCTGCCCGCTGCCCGCCTGATCGTGCGGGGATCGGCATCCGCCCCACCGTCCTACTAG
- a CDS encoding lipase maturation factor family protein produces MEWFGTGDYDIAREVLQRGIAAIFLIAFVSALAQFPALLGDNGLLPVRRFTQVVSMRRAPSLFQWRYSDRLLRLVASGCVLLAASVLLGLPQAGPAWLPMLVFLVLFGAYLSIVNVGQTFYAFGWESLLVEAGFIVAFLGSDAVATPLPILLFLRWLVFRLEFGAGLIKIRGGREWRDLTALFYHHETQPMPNPVSWFVHHLPRWFHRGEVLANHAVQLVLPFLLFAPQPVASVAAGIIVLSQLWLVLTGNFAWLNWITIVLAASAINDASFRWLGGWVVPALREPAPLEAQGEQPQWFVVVVLAVTTLLLVLSYWPARNLFRRRQLMNASFNPFHLVNAYGAFGTVTKERFEVVVEGSANEDPRTEDGWLAYEFRGKPGAIGRVPGQFAPYHLRLDWLMWFLALGARDTGWFEVFLARLLQGDRATLRLLAGNPFPGAPPRFVRARVFRYRFSTPAERRAGQVWWVRTEAGVLVPPVTLPPQGPPSASPSAPPQASGQ; encoded by the coding sequence ATGGAGTGGTTCGGGACCGGCGACTACGACATCGCCCGCGAGGTGCTGCAACGGGGGATCGCCGCGATCTTCCTGATCGCCTTCGTTTCCGCGCTCGCCCAGTTCCCGGCTTTGTTGGGCGACAACGGCCTGCTGCCCGTCCGCCGGTTCACCCAGGTGGTGAGCATGCGCCGGGCGCCCAGCCTGTTCCAGTGGCGGTATTCAGACAGGTTGCTGCGCCTGGTCGCCTCGGGGTGCGTCCTGCTGGCCGCGTCGGTGCTCCTCGGCCTGCCGCAGGCCGGTCCGGCCTGGCTGCCGATGCTCGTCTTCCTGGTGCTCTTCGGGGCCTACCTCTCCATCGTCAACGTGGGGCAGACGTTTTACGCCTTCGGCTGGGAGAGCCTCCTGGTCGAGGCGGGCTTCATCGTCGCGTTCCTCGGCTCCGATGCCGTGGCCACACCGCTGCCGATCCTGCTCTTCCTGCGCTGGCTGGTGTTCCGGCTCGAGTTCGGCGCCGGACTGATCAAGATCCGCGGCGGCCGGGAGTGGCGGGACCTCACCGCGCTGTTCTACCACCACGAGACCCAGCCGATGCCCAATCCGGTCAGCTGGTTCGTGCACCACCTGCCCCGGTGGTTCCACCGCGGCGAGGTGTTGGCCAACCACGCCGTTCAGCTGGTGTTGCCGTTCCTGCTCTTCGCTCCGCAGCCCGTGGCGTCTGTCGCCGCGGGCATCATCGTGCTCAGCCAGCTCTGGCTGGTGCTCACGGGCAATTTCGCCTGGTTGAACTGGATCACGATAGTTCTGGCCGCCTCCGCGATCAACGACGCGTCGTTCCGCTGGCTCGGCGGATGGGTCGTGCCGGCCCTGCGGGAGCCGGCACCGTTGGAGGCGCAGGGGGAGCAGCCCCAGTGGTTCGTCGTGGTGGTGCTGGCCGTGACGACCCTGCTGCTGGTGCTCAGTTACTGGCCGGCCCGCAACCTGTTCCGGCGGCGGCAGCTCATGAACGCGAGCTTCAACCCTTTCCACCTGGTGAACGCCTATGGGGCCTTCGGCACGGTCACCAAGGAACGCTTCGAGGTGGTGGTCGAGGGCAGCGCGAACGAGGATCCCCGCACCGAGGACGGGTGGCTGGCCTACGAGTTCCGTGGCAAGCCAGGCGCAATCGGCCGGGTACCCGGGCAGTTCGCCCCGTACCACCTGCGGTTGGACTGGCTGATGTGGTTCCTGGCCCTTGGCGCCCGTGACACTGGCTGGTTCGAAGTCTTCCTGGCCCGACTGCTGCAGGGAGATCGGGCCACCCTGCGCCTTCTGGCCGGCAACCCGTTCCCGGGAGCGCCGCCGCGCTTCGTGCGGGCGCGGGTGTTCCGCTACCGGTTCAGCACCCCGGCCGAGCGCCGTGCCGGGCAGGTGTGGTGGGTGCGCACAGAGGCCGGCGTGCTGGTGCCGCCGGTGACCCTGCCTCCCCAGGGGCCGCCCTCGGCCTCCCCGTCCGCACCGCCGCAGGCTAGCGGTCAGTAG
- a CDS encoding glycosidase has translation MHTVSTAFPYTLTRMGVIMTPEDGNELEAEGVLNPATGRTPDGTLYLLPRLVATGNVSRVGLARLIIEDGVPTGVEREGVVLAPDRGWERGANNAGVEDPRVTFVPFLGLHVMTYVAYGPLGPRTAVAVSEDLREWRRLGPALFAYDDALDMDLNLFHNKDTVFFPEPVTAPDGVASFAVLHRPMWDLGETRPGEGIRVPAGVTDQRQSIWISYIPVSEVLADVSALTMWRGHRFLAGPEFAFEELKIGGGPAPMRVPEGWLLLHHGVTGVINSAFDQQQKVNYAAGAMILDADDPTIVLARTEEPLLKAETPDETSGIVPNVVFPTAIEEIEGQLYVFYGMADSKIGVARMDRRPLD, from the coding sequence ATGCACACCGTCAGCACCGCATTCCCGTACACCCTCACCCGGATGGGCGTCATCATGACGCCGGAAGACGGCAATGAGCTCGAGGCCGAGGGCGTGCTCAACCCGGCGACCGGCCGCACGCCAGACGGCACCCTGTACCTTCTCCCCCGCCTGGTCGCCACCGGCAACGTCTCCAGGGTCGGCTTGGCGCGCCTGATCATCGAGGACGGTGTACCCACCGGCGTCGAACGCGAGGGCGTCGTCCTCGCCCCCGACCGTGGCTGGGAACGCGGCGCCAACAATGCCGGCGTGGAGGATCCCCGGGTGACCTTCGTGCCGTTCCTCGGGCTGCACGTGATGACCTACGTGGCCTACGGGCCGCTCGGTCCGCGCACCGCGGTGGCCGTGTCGGAGGATCTCCGCGAATGGCGGCGACTGGGCCCGGCCCTGTTCGCCTACGATGACGCCCTCGACATGGACCTCAACCTGTTCCACAACAAGGACACCGTCTTCTTCCCGGAGCCGGTGACCGCCCCGGACGGCGTGGCCAGCTTCGCGGTGCTGCACCGGCCCATGTGGGACCTGGGCGAGACCCGCCCCGGCGAGGGTATCCGGGTGCCGGCCGGGGTGACCGACCAGCGCCAGAGCATCTGGATCAGCTACATCCCGGTGTCCGAGGTGCTGGCGGATGTCTCCGCCCTCACGATGTGGCGCGGGCACCGGTTCCTGGCCGGACCGGAGTTTGCCTTCGAAGAGCTCAAGATCGGCGGCGGCCCCGCTCCGATGCGGGTTCCGGAGGGCTGGCTGCTGCTGCACCACGGTGTGACCGGGGTGATCAACAGCGCGTTCGACCAGCAGCAGAAGGTGAACTATGCCGCCGGCGCCATGATCCTAGACGCGGACGACCCCACGATCGTGCTGGCACGCACCGAGGAACCGCTGCTGAAGGCCGAGACGCCCGATGAGACCAGCGGGATCGTGCCCAATGTGGTCTTCCCCACCGCGATCGAGGAGATCGAGGGTCAGCTCTACGTGTTCTACGGTATGGCCGACTCCAAGATCGGCGTGGCCCGGATGGACCGCCGCCCGCTCGACTGA
- a CDS encoding RNA-binding S4 domain-containing protein — protein sequence MELQSARVDSWAWAVRMYKTRSQATAACRAGHVRVNGERAKSAQAVKPGDEVRIRSNGFDRVLVVSRIIVKRVGPSVAAECFVDNTPPPPPREEVALVPMRDRGAGRPTKRERRDIEELRGY from the coding sequence ATGGAACTGCAGAGCGCCCGCGTCGACAGCTGGGCCTGGGCGGTGCGGATGTACAAGACCCGCTCCCAGGCCACCGCGGCCTGCCGGGCCGGGCACGTGCGGGTGAACGGCGAGCGGGCCAAGTCCGCTCAGGCGGTCAAACCGGGCGACGAGGTGCGCATCAGGTCCAATGGGTTCGACCGGGTGCTCGTGGTGTCGCGGATCATCGTCAAGCGCGTGGGGCCGAGCGTGGCCGCGGAGTGCTTCGTGGACAACACCCCGCCGCCGCCGCCCCGCGAGGAGGTGGCCCTGGTGCCGATGCGCGACCGGGGCGCCGGCCGGCCCACCAAGCGCGAGCGCCGGGACATCGAGGAGCTGCGCGGCTACTGA
- a CDS encoding lycopene cyclase domain-containing protein, with product MTYTLLNILFLGLAAIVAAVAFLRRPGYRRMVPAAGLALVAVLLLTAVFDNIMIGVGLVDYDPALISGFFVGIAPLEDFAYPVAAALLLPAVWSLLGGDSRRSSRGRGPSRSEGRQ from the coding sequence GTGACCTACACCCTGCTCAATATCCTGTTCCTCGGCCTGGCCGCCATCGTGGCCGCCGTGGCGTTCCTGCGCCGGCCGGGGTACCGCCGAATGGTCCCGGCGGCGGGACTCGCCCTGGTGGCCGTGCTCCTGCTGACCGCGGTGTTCGATAACATCATGATCGGAGTGGGACTGGTCGACTACGACCCGGCCCTGATCTCCGGATTCTTCGTGGGGATCGCTCCCCTGGAGGACTTCGCCTATCCCGTGGCGGCGGCGCTCCTGCTGCCCGCGGTCTGGTCGCTGCTCGGCGGTGACTCCCGGCGGAGCTCGAGGGGCCGGGGTCCGTCACGATCGGAAGGCAGACAATGA
- a CDS encoding carbohydrate ABC transporter permease: MSTVTPKRPLAARPATPAGGGARPGRKRQWLGKNPFGLLLSAPYLIFVLAVFAYPLVFAFWMSFHDYFFAAPGAQVDRPFVGLANFQEVLSDPAVIRSFGNVGIFLLINVPLTVVLSLVLASALNKAVRFRTFLRVSYYVPYVTASVAVVGVWIFLFSGNGLVNQILGPLAPDPAWLINEQWAMPTIAIFVTWKGLGFFILLYLAALQNVSEELYEAAATDGAGKIRSFFSVTVPGVRPATVLVLLLSTVTGANLFTEPYLLTGGGGPNGASTSPVLIMYQRGIEQGSPDTAAAIGVILVIGVLILAFIQRKLAGGDES, translated from the coding sequence ATGTCCACCGTCACCCCGAAACGACCCCTCGCCGCCAGGCCTGCAACGCCTGCCGGCGGGGGCGCCCGCCCGGGCCGCAAGCGCCAGTGGCTGGGCAAGAACCCGTTCGGGCTCCTGCTCAGCGCACCGTACCTGATCTTCGTGCTCGCGGTCTTCGCCTATCCCCTGGTGTTCGCCTTCTGGATGTCGTTCCACGATTACTTCTTTGCCGCTCCCGGTGCCCAGGTCGACCGGCCCTTCGTGGGGCTGGCCAACTTCCAAGAGGTGCTCAGCGATCCCGCCGTCATCCGGTCATTCGGCAACGTGGGGATCTTCCTGCTGATCAACGTGCCGCTCACCGTGGTGCTCTCGCTCGTTCTCGCCAGCGCCCTGAACAAGGCGGTGCGTTTCCGCACCTTCCTGCGCGTGTCGTATTACGTGCCGTATGTCACCGCATCCGTGGCGGTCGTGGGCGTGTGGATCTTCCTGTTCAGCGGCAACGGGCTGGTGAACCAGATCCTGGGCCCACTGGCCCCCGATCCGGCCTGGCTGATCAACGAGCAGTGGGCCATGCCCACCATCGCGATCTTCGTCACCTGGAAGGGCCTGGGGTTCTTCATCCTGCTCTACCTGGCCGCGCTGCAGAACGTGTCCGAGGAGCTCTACGAGGCAGCCGCGACGGATGGTGCGGGCAAGATCCGCAGCTTCTTCTCGGTCACCGTGCCCGGTGTGCGCCCGGCGACGGTGCTCGTGCTGCTGCTGTCGACCGTGACCGGCGCCAACCTCTTCACCGAGCCGTACCTGCTCACCGGCGGCGGCGGCCCGAACGGCGCTTCCACCTCCCCTGTGCTGATCATGTACCAGCGCGGTATCGAACAGGGCTCGCCGGACACGGCGGCCGCGATCGGAGTGATCCTCGTGATCGGTGTCCTCATCCTCGCCTTCATCCAGCGGAAGCTCGCCGGGGGTGACGAATCATGA